A single region of the Streptomyces sp. NBC_00425 genome encodes:
- a CDS encoding serine/threonine-protein kinase has translation MAHTTSPFSGRPSELVGRQVAGYRIEREIGRGGMAVVYRAHDLRLDRTVALKLLAPELARNDVFRKRFTHESRAAAAIDHPHIVPVFEADETDGVLYIAMRYVEGSDLRHLLDRQGPLPLAKAVRIAAQVASALDAAHEHGLVHRDVKPGNILVARGTDTDHPEHAYLTDFGLTKKSLSLTGFTTVGQFVGTLDYVSPEQISGRPVDGRCDVYGFACVVYECLAGRPPFLRDDDMALLWAHQNADPPALTQTRPDLSPHVDGVFGRALAKSPDDRQDTCGAFVAELRSTGGGAHRAAHPPTERVDALPPAPEPPLWARPVFGGRRS, from the coding sequence ATGGCGCACACGACCAGTCCGTTCTCCGGCCGGCCCTCCGAACTGGTCGGGCGGCAGGTGGCCGGCTACCGCATCGAGCGCGAGATCGGCCGCGGCGGCATGGCCGTCGTCTACCGCGCCCACGACCTGCGCCTGGACCGGACGGTCGCGCTCAAGCTGCTCGCCCCGGAGCTGGCCCGCAACGACGTCTTCCGCAAGCGGTTCACCCACGAGTCGCGGGCGGCCGCGGCGATCGACCACCCGCACATCGTGCCCGTCTTCGAGGCCGACGAGACCGACGGCGTCCTGTACATCGCGATGCGGTACGTCGAGGGCAGCGACCTGCGGCATCTGCTCGACCGACAGGGGCCGCTGCCGCTGGCGAAGGCCGTCCGCATCGCCGCGCAGGTCGCCTCGGCGCTGGACGCCGCCCATGAGCACGGGCTCGTGCACCGGGACGTCAAGCCCGGCAACATCCTGGTGGCCCGGGGCACCGACACCGACCACCCCGAACACGCCTATCTCACCGACTTCGGGCTGACGAAGAAGTCGCTGTCCCTGACCGGGTTCACCACGGTCGGCCAGTTCGTCGGCACGCTCGACTACGTCTCACCCGAGCAGATCTCCGGCCGCCCCGTCGACGGTCGCTGCGACGTGTACGGCTTCGCCTGTGTCGTCTACGAATGCCTCGCGGGCCGTCCGCCCTTCCTCCGCGACGACGACATGGCGCTGCTGTGGGCCCACCAGAACGCCGATCCGCCGGCACTGACGCAGACCCGGCCCGACCTGTCACCGCACGTCGACGGGGTGTTCGGCCGGGCTCTCGCGAAGAGCCCGGACGACCGGCAGGACACCTGCGGCGCGTTCGTCGCCGAGCTGCGGTCGACGGGGGGCGGTGCGCACCGGGCGGCTCATCCGCCCACGGAACGGGTCGACGCCCTGCCGCCGGCGCCGGAGCCTCCGCTCTGGGCGCGCCCGGTGTTCGGCGGCCGTCGGTCCTGA
- a CDS encoding streptophobe family protein, with amino-acid sequence MSAHTPHDQAGSRPHGWGRAVVTALAGLIAMGVTAALGLWAAGAADLPEGAFPRVVAATVVTAVGGTVELVGDAGGLAESDAGLTVTPLSVALVGALVVGAGFLRPLRHRAVAGVAELAGWAARIAVVWLLGLLGLSFAARQTFKVSLGDGTLSDLGDLFDVGPEVGFRTDVALTVVVGLLWLAGVLVLALLVARGAPLPARLLRFQEPVRPAAHAMTVLLLVCVALGVLVALVVAATRGQAAETLAVILLGLPNLVWLAFTVGLGATWDGRVEGPFGLPMPHVLDEVLRGKDTARLDLGTLAAYDGRVWWLVVVDAVLLLGAGFLMAAHSPPDMPAWRHALHMAVALVLTVLMICLAGRVSAHYGLSVLGLGDLGGNLSGRLFLRPRLWSALGLAALWGLVTGFLGGLLAGLVRRRAAPPPLR; translated from the coding sequence GTGAGTGCGCACACCCCCCACGACCAGGCAGGATCCCGACCGCACGGCTGGGGCCGTGCGGTCGTCACGGCGTTGGCCGGACTGATCGCCATGGGCGTGACAGCCGCACTGGGACTGTGGGCGGCCGGAGCCGCTGACCTGCCCGAGGGCGCCTTCCCCCGGGTGGTCGCGGCGACCGTCGTCACGGCCGTCGGCGGCACGGTCGAACTCGTCGGCGACGCGGGCGGCCTCGCCGAGAGCGACGCCGGCCTGACGGTGACCCCGCTCTCCGTGGCCCTCGTCGGGGCGCTCGTCGTCGGCGCCGGATTCCTGCGGCCGCTGCGGCACCGGGCGGTCGCGGGCGTCGCCGAGCTGGCCGGCTGGGCGGCCCGGATCGCCGTCGTGTGGCTGCTCGGTCTGCTCGGCCTGTCGTTCGCCGCCCGTCAGACCTTCAAGGTCTCCCTCGGCGACGGCACACTGAGCGATCTGGGTGACCTGTTCGACGTCGGCCCCGAGGTCGGCTTCCGGACGGACGTGGCGCTGACGGTGGTGGTCGGGCTGCTGTGGCTGGCCGGTGTGCTGGTGCTGGCCCTGCTGGTCGCGCGCGGGGCGCCGTTGCCGGCCCGGTTGCTGCGCTTCCAGGAGCCGGTGCGACCGGCCGCGCACGCGATGACCGTGCTGCTGCTGGTCTGCGTCGCCCTCGGAGTCCTCGTCGCGCTCGTCGTCGCGGCGACCCGTGGACAGGCCGCCGAGACCCTCGCGGTGATCCTGCTCGGTCTGCCCAACCTGGTGTGGCTGGCGTTCACCGTCGGACTGGGCGCCACCTGGGACGGCCGGGTGGAAGGCCCCTTCGGGCTGCCGATGCCGCATGTGCTGGACGAGGTGCTGCGCGGCAAGGACACCGCGCGGCTCGACCTCGGGACCCTCGCCGCGTACGACGGCCGGGTCTGGTGGCTCGTCGTGGTGGACGCCGTCCTGCTGCTGGGGGCGGGGTTCCTGATGGCGGCGCACTCACCGCCGGACATGCCGGCCTGGCGGCACGCCCTGCACATGGCCGTCGCGCTGGTGCTCACGGTGCTGATGATCTGCCTGGCCGGCCGGGTGTCCGCGCACTACGGCCTGTCCGTGCTCGGGCTCGGCGACCTCGGCGGCAATCTGTCCGGCCGGCTGTTCCTGCGGCCCCGCCTGTGGTCGGCGCTGGGCCTCGCCGCGTTGTGGGGCCTGGTCACCGGGTTCCTCGGCGGCCTCCTGGCGGGCCTCGTCCGCCGCCGGGCAGCGCCGCCCCCGCTGCGTTGA
- a CDS encoding DUF6777 domain-containing protein: protein MSIEPPSSGRPSEPPTEPSGRPTGPPSGPLSAGSSQPPQGPPSPPRGGGDSGAGGGPPRRPWWKSAPRIALIAIAVVAATALALVLTLPGGGTSDQAGEVFMQPAGDVGPDPVTTTSTTKTSVPPATVAPSGSAPAGNTVPAVRGGDPGLYGGTRNVASCDVEQQIRALQQAPDKNEAFASVAGIDPAGVPAYLRSLTSVQLRLDTRVTNHGYRDGGATAYQAVLQAGTAVLVDRHGVPRVRCACGNPLTPPVAQQSGYRRTGRSWPAYSPATTVTVMPSTTVIKVFVLYDPDHSHHWFARRPGDDGRKDRPTHPPAHTTPSIIVAPPSSLTSPASPPCVSPSTGDATGASRPGCVLPPSSGSSTEAPSSKPPSSEPPSSKPPSSEPPSSEPPSSKPPSSEAPAPPSSSSSLSELSSAPGSSLSSLPQ from the coding sequence GTGAGCATCGAACCGCCGTCGTCCGGCCGTCCCTCGGAACCGCCCACCGAACCGTCCGGGCGGCCGACCGGCCCGCCCTCCGGTCCGCTGTCCGCGGGTTCCTCGCAGCCGCCCCAGGGGCCGCCTTCCCCGCCGCGGGGCGGCGGCGACTCCGGAGCGGGCGGCGGGCCGCCGCGTCGGCCGTGGTGGAAGTCCGCGCCCCGGATCGCGCTGATCGCCATCGCCGTCGTGGCCGCCACGGCTCTCGCCCTCGTGCTGACGCTGCCCGGCGGCGGCACGTCCGACCAGGCGGGCGAGGTGTTCATGCAGCCGGCGGGTGACGTCGGCCCGGACCCCGTGACCACGACCTCCACGACCAAGACGTCCGTCCCGCCCGCCACGGTCGCCCCGTCGGGCTCCGCCCCGGCCGGGAACACCGTGCCCGCCGTCCGCGGCGGCGACCCCGGCCTGTACGGCGGCACCCGCAACGTCGCCAGCTGCGACGTGGAGCAGCAGATCAGGGCCCTCCAACAGGCGCCCGACAAGAACGAGGCGTTCGCCTCGGTGGCCGGGATCGACCCGGCCGGCGTCCCCGCCTACCTGCGTTCGCTCACCTCGGTGCAGCTGCGCCTGGACACCCGCGTCACCAACCACGGATACCGCGACGGCGGGGCCACCGCCTACCAGGCGGTTCTGCAGGCCGGCACGGCCGTCCTGGTCGACCGGCACGGCGTGCCCCGGGTCCGCTGCGCCTGCGGCAACCCGCTGACCCCGCCCGTCGCGCAGCAGAGCGGGTACCGGCGGACGGGCCGGTCGTGGCCGGCGTACAGCCCCGCGACCACCGTCACGGTCATGCCCTCGACGACCGTGATCAAGGTCTTCGTCCTCTACGACCCCGACCACTCCCACCACTGGTTCGCCCGCCGGCCGGGCGACGACGGTCGCAAGGACCGGCCCACGCACCCGCCGGCGCACACGACGCCGTCCATCATCGTCGCCCCGCCGAGCTCCCTGACCAGCCCCGCGTCCCCGCCGTGCGTGTCGCCGTCGACCGGTGACGCGACCGGCGCCAGCCGGCCGGGATGCGTCCTGCCGCCGTCGTCCGGCTCCTCCACCGAGGCGCCGTCCTCGAAGCCGCCGTCCTCCGAACCCCCGAGCTCGAAGCCGCCGTCCTCCGAGCCGCCGAGTTCCGAGCCGCCGTCCTCGAAGCCGCCCTCGTCCGAAGCGCCGGCGCCGCCCTCGTCGTCGAGCTCGCTGTCCGAGCTGTCGAGCGCGCCCGGCAGCTCGCTCTCCTCGCTGCCCCAGTAG
- a CDS encoding ATP-binding protein: protein MIEHLDGAVIPTGFDVPVEPLRRAAHYTGDPGCIAEARAFAAHFVDQLRTEWCATVGARVCGDVMLVVSELVTNADRHSNGPYILELEGTAASVTVSVYDSSDALPMRYPKDPERVGRHGLEIVHAVAAQVTAERVPVGKRVRAVLSF, encoded by the coding sequence ATGATCGAGCATCTGGACGGGGCAGTGATACCGACTGGTTTCGACGTACCAGTGGAACCGCTACGGCGCGCGGCGCACTACACGGGCGACCCCGGCTGCATAGCCGAGGCCCGTGCCTTCGCCGCGCATTTCGTCGACCAGCTCAGGACCGAGTGGTGCGCCACGGTGGGCGCCCGCGTGTGCGGTGACGTGATGCTGGTGGTCAGCGAACTGGTCACCAACGCCGACCGGCACAGCAACGGGCCGTACATCCTCGAGCTGGAGGGCACCGCGGCCTCGGTCACCGTGAGCGTCTACGACAGCAGCGACGCCCTGCCCATGCGGTACCCCAAGGACCCCGAGCGGGTCGGCCGGCACGGACTGGAGATCGTGCACGCGGTGGCGGCGCAGGTCACCGCCGAGCGCGTGCCGGTCGGCAAGCGGGTGCGCGCCGTGCTCAGCTTCTGA
- a CDS encoding RNA polymerase sigma factor SigF, which yields MQTATVRSEAEIAENAAGTGPHDAPLPDIAAPRRVAPRDARELSRQFFRRLSVLEEGTPDYQYARNTLIEMNMSLVRFAAGRFRGRGDDMEDIVQTGMIGLIKAIDRFEVAREVEFTSFAVPYIVGEIKRFFRDTTWAVHVPRRLQELRVELAKARDELSSRLDREPTVAELATLMNLSPEQVVEAQIASNGYNSSSLDAALTGDGPEQGESVLADFIGVEEDRLGLVDDFHSLAPLMARLSERDRRIIHLRFVEEATQAEIGERLGCSQMHVSRLIKRIIGRLRHGMLGELGCA from the coding sequence ATGCAGACCGCAACTGTCCGGTCGGAGGCCGAGATCGCCGAGAACGCCGCCGGGACCGGACCGCACGACGCGCCGCTGCCCGACATCGCGGCGCCGCGGCGCGTGGCTCCGCGCGACGCGCGCGAGCTGTCCCGCCAGTTCTTCCGGCGGCTGAGCGTTCTCGAGGAGGGCACGCCCGACTACCAGTACGCGCGCAACACCCTCATCGAGATGAACATGTCCCTGGTGCGTTTCGCGGCGGGCCGGTTCCGCGGCCGCGGGGACGACATGGAGGACATCGTCCAGACCGGGATGATCGGTCTGATCAAGGCCATCGACCGGTTCGAGGTCGCGCGCGAGGTCGAGTTCACGTCGTTCGCGGTGCCGTACATCGTCGGTGAGATCAAGCGGTTCTTCCGGGACACGACGTGGGCGGTGCACGTCCCGCGGCGGCTCCAGGAACTGCGCGTGGAGCTGGCGAAGGCGCGCGACGAGCTCTCCAGCCGGCTGGACCGGGAGCCGACGGTGGCGGAGCTGGCCACGCTGATGAACCTCTCGCCGGAGCAGGTGGTCGAGGCGCAGATCGCCTCCAACGGCTACAACTCCTCCTCGCTCGACGCGGCGCTCACCGGCGACGGACCCGAGCAGGGCGAGTCGGTCCTGGCGGACTTCATCGGCGTCGAGGAGGACCGGCTGGGACTCGTCGACGACTTCCACTCGCTGGCCCCGCTCATGGCGCGGCTCAGCGAGCGCGACCGGCGGATCATCCATCTGCGGTTCGTGGAGGAGGCCACCCAGGCGGAGATCGGCGAGCGGCTCGGGTGCTCCCAGATGCACGTGTCCCGCCTGATCAAGCGGATCATCGGCCGGCTGCGCCACGGCATGCTGGGCGAGCTGGGCTGCGCCTGA
- a CDS encoding helix-turn-helix domain-containing protein yields MSHQTPNRARVIPLRPPAERPDTAPAVPAPAAAPGAAPRPTPREPLLRDLVGDVLRRERRAQERTLKDVADEARISMPYLSEVERGRKEASSEVLAAAAQALGLSLADLLSRAQGELVRHAARRPVRSRTTTASAYDGLCLAA; encoded by the coding sequence GTGAGCCACCAGACGCCGAACCGAGCCCGCGTGATCCCGCTGCGCCCGCCTGCCGAGCGCCCGGACACCGCCCCCGCAGTCCCCGCGCCCGCCGCGGCGCCCGGGGCCGCCCCCCGACCGACGCCCCGCGAACCCCTGTTGCGCGACCTCGTCGGAGACGTCCTGCGCCGTGAACGGCGGGCACAGGAGCGCACGCTCAAGGACGTCGCCGACGAGGCGCGCATCTCCATGCCCTACCTCTCGGAGGTGGAGCGGGGCCGCAAGGAGGCCTCCTCGGAGGTGCTCGCGGCCGCCGCCCAGGCCCTCGGCCTCAGCCTCGCGGACCTGCTGTCCCGGGCTCAGGGGGAGCTGGTCCGGCACGCCGCCCGGCGCCCCGTGCGAAGCCGGACGACGACCGCGTCGGCGTACGACGGGCTCTGCCTGGCCGCCTGA
- a CDS encoding ClpP family protease produces MGTYTIPNVVERTPQGERSYDVFSRLLSERIIFLGTEIDDGVANVVIAQLLHLEAASPESEISIYLNSPGGSFTSLMAIYDTMTFVRAPISTLCVGQAASTAAVLLAGGDPGRRLVLEHARVLLGQPASGGRQGTVSDLALQAKEMVRIRAQVEEVLARHSGHDIATLRADMDRDKVFTAQEAVAYGLADEVLSRRPLTV; encoded by the coding sequence ATGGGGACCTACACGATTCCGAACGTGGTCGAGCGGACCCCGCAGGGCGAGCGGTCCTACGACGTGTTCAGCCGGCTGCTGTCCGAGCGGATCATCTTCCTCGGCACCGAGATCGACGACGGCGTCGCCAACGTCGTGATCGCGCAGCTCCTGCATCTGGAGGCGGCGTCCCCGGAGAGCGAGATCTCGATCTACCTCAACTCCCCCGGCGGCTCGTTCACCTCGCTGATGGCGATCTACGACACGATGACGTTCGTCCGGGCGCCCATCTCCACGCTCTGCGTCGGACAGGCGGCCTCGACGGCGGCCGTGCTGCTGGCGGGCGGCGATCCCGGCCGACGGCTCGTGCTGGAGCACGCGCGCGTGCTGCTGGGGCAGCCGGCCAGCGGCGGCCGGCAGGGCACGGTCTCGGATCTCGCGCTGCAGGCCAAGGAGATGGTCCGTATCCGCGCCCAGGTGGAGGAGGTGCTGGCCCGTCACTCCGGCCACGACATCGCGACGCTGCGCGCGGACATGGACCGCGACAAGGTGTTCACCGCACAGGAGGCGGTCGCGTACGGCCTGGCCGACGAGGTGCTGAGCCGGCGTCCCCTGACGGTGTGA
- a CDS encoding ATP-dependent Clp protease proteolytic subunit: MTPLTMLAPRAADGDTQPSRFDDQLAAQLLGQRIVLLGTQVDEVSANRVCAQLLILSAEDSRTDIGLYINSPGGSVHAGLAIYDTMRLIPNDVSTLAMGFAASMGQFLLSVGAAGKRYALPNARVMMHQPSAGIGGTTADIEIQAENLEHTKRTIERITAEHTGQSPQTISRDGDRDRWFTAEEAREYGMVDRVVESLADVRPAAQKRRMGL; this comes from the coding sequence ATGACTCCACTCACCATGCTCGCTCCCCGCGCCGCGGACGGCGACACCCAGCCCTCCCGCTTCGACGACCAGCTCGCCGCCCAACTGCTCGGTCAGCGCATCGTGCTGCTGGGCACCCAGGTCGACGAGGTGTCCGCGAACCGGGTCTGCGCGCAGCTGCTGATCCTGTCGGCGGAGGACTCCCGCACCGACATCGGCCTGTACATCAACAGCCCCGGCGGCTCCGTGCACGCCGGGCTCGCCATCTACGACACCATGCGGCTGATCCCCAACGACGTGTCGACCCTCGCGATGGGATTCGCGGCCAGCATGGGCCAGTTCCTGCTCAGCGTGGGCGCGGCGGGCAAGCGGTACGCGCTGCCGAACGCGCGCGTCATGATGCACCAGCCGTCGGCCGGGATCGGCGGCACCACGGCGGACATCGAGATCCAGGCGGAGAACCTGGAGCACACCAAGCGGACCATCGAGCGGATCACCGCCGAGCACACCGGGCAGTCGCCGCAGACCATCTCGCGCGACGGCGACCGCGACCGCTGGTTCACGGCCGAGGAGGCCAGGGAGTACGGGATGGTGGACCGGGTCGTGGAGTCCCTCGCGGACGTCCGCCCGGCCGCGCAGAAGCGACGGATGGGGCTGTGA
- a CDS encoding VOC family protein, translating into MTTDGFTTCLWFDGQAEEAAHFYVSVFKNSGIGSIGRYNEAGPGPAGSVLAVEFTANGQKFVGINGGPQFTFSEAISFQIYCADQDEVDHYWTRLTENGGEPGPCGWLKDKYGVSWQVIPDGLIEMISDPDPEKSTRTTKAMYAMGKLDVAALKKAYDGA; encoded by the coding sequence ATGACCACCGACGGATTCACCACGTGTCTCTGGTTCGACGGCCAGGCCGAGGAAGCCGCCCATTTCTACGTCTCGGTCTTCAAGAACTCCGGCATCGGCTCCATCGGACGCTACAACGAGGCCGGTCCCGGTCCGGCCGGATCCGTGCTCGCGGTGGAATTCACCGCCAACGGGCAGAAGTTCGTCGGCATCAACGGCGGCCCGCAGTTCACCTTCAGCGAGGCGATCTCCTTCCAGATCTACTGCGCGGACCAGGACGAGGTCGACCACTACTGGACCAGGCTCACCGAGAACGGCGGTGAGCCCGGCCCCTGCGGGTGGCTCAAGGACAAGTACGGCGTGTCCTGGCAGGTCATCCCCGACGGACTGATCGAGATGATCAGCGACCCCGACCCGGAGAAGTCCACCCGCACCACCAAGGCCATGTACGCCATGGGCAAGCTCGACGTCGCGGCCCTGAAGAAGGCCTACGACGGCGCGTAG
- a CDS encoding VOC family protein produces MAVRPEGTPCWADAMFSDVDAAKHFYGEVLGWTFGDASSEYGNYTQAYVDGKAVAAVVPPMSGQEGQSQWCLYLASADAAATAARIRENGGEVLMEPMQVGDFGTMCLGREPGGAVFGVWQAGVHEGFEAPPEQPGAYCWAEVFTREPERTDAFLPAVFPYTAKQMQDDAVDFRMFEIGGDTVLGRMRMTEEFPPEVPSYVNVYFTVDNCDDAVARATKNGGILRFGPMDTPFGRFAAISDPQGANFSVIDVTTTAGEMPRTTDV; encoded by the coding sequence ATGGCCGTACGACCAGAGGGAACCCCGTGCTGGGCCGACGCGATGTTCAGCGATGTGGACGCCGCCAAGCACTTCTACGGCGAGGTCCTCGGCTGGACCTTCGGCGACGCGTCGTCGGAGTACGGGAACTACACGCAGGCCTACGTCGACGGCAAGGCGGTCGCCGCGGTCGTCCCGCCGATGTCCGGCCAGGAGGGCCAGTCGCAGTGGTGCCTGTACCTGGCCTCCGCGGACGCCGCCGCGACCGCCGCCCGGATCCGTGAGAACGGCGGCGAGGTGCTGATGGAACCCATGCAGGTGGGCGACTTCGGCACGATGTGCCTGGGGCGCGAGCCGGGCGGCGCGGTGTTCGGCGTGTGGCAGGCAGGCGTCCACGAGGGCTTCGAGGCTCCGCCCGAGCAGCCCGGAGCGTACTGCTGGGCCGAGGTCTTCACCCGCGAACCGGAGCGGACGGACGCCTTCCTTCCGGCCGTCTTCCCGTACACGGCGAAGCAGATGCAGGACGACGCGGTCGACTTCCGGATGTTCGAGATCGGCGGCGACACCGTGCTGGGCCGTATGCGGATGACGGAGGAGTTCCCGCCCGAGGTGCCCTCCTACGTCAACGTCTACTTCACCGTGGACAACTGCGACGACGCCGTGGCGCGCGCGACCAAGAACGGCGGCATCCTGCGCTTCGGCCCGATGGACACCCCGTTCGGACGGTTCGCGGCGATCAGCGACCCGCAGGGCGCGAACTTCTCGGTGATCGACGTGACGACCACGGCGGGCGAGATGCCGCGGACCACGGACGTCTGA
- a CDS encoding ribonuclease H family protein translates to MIGRMRERLVAACDGASKGNPGPAAWAWVVADDTETPTRWEAGPLGKATNNVAELTALERLLAATDPAVPLEVRMDSQYAMKAVTTWLPGWKRNGWKTSAGKPVANQELVVRIDELLSGRSVDFRYVPAHQVDGDPLNDFADRAASQAAVVQQPAGSAQGSPEPPASPDTPKARPASKPGRSAGGKSPRRSGGSSTRTISAKFPGRCLCGRPYAAGEQIAKNDQGWGHPECRTAAADGG, encoded by the coding sequence ATGATCGGGCGCATGCGTGAACGACTGGTGGCCGCGTGCGACGGGGCTTCGAAGGGGAACCCGGGACCCGCGGCCTGGGCGTGGGTGGTCGCGGACGACACGGAGACGCCGACCCGCTGGGAGGCGGGCCCGCTCGGCAAGGCCACCAACAACGTCGCCGAACTCACCGCGCTGGAACGTCTGTTGGCGGCCACCGATCCGGCCGTCCCGCTCGAGGTCCGGATGGACTCGCAGTACGCGATGAAGGCCGTGACCACATGGCTGCCCGGCTGGAAGCGCAACGGCTGGAAGACGTCCGCCGGAAAGCCGGTGGCCAACCAGGAGCTGGTCGTCCGCATCGACGAGCTGCTCTCGGGCCGCTCCGTCGACTTCCGCTACGTGCCCGCGCACCAGGTGGACGGCGACCCGCTCAACGACTTCGCGGACCGTGCGGCCAGCCAGGCGGCGGTCGTCCAGCAGCCGGCCGGCAGCGCTCAGGGCTCGCCCGAGCCGCCGGCCTCGCCGGACACCCCGAAGGCGCGGCCCGCCTCGAAGCCGGGCCGCTCCGCCGGGGGCAAGTCGCCCCGGCGGAGCGGCGGTTCGTCGACCCGCACGATCAGCGCCAAGTTCCCCGGCCGCTGTCTGTGCGGCCGTCCCTACGCGGCCGGCGAGCAGATCGCCAAGAACGACCAGGGCTGGGGACACCCGGAGTGCCGGACGGCGGCCGCCGACGGGGGCTGA
- a CDS encoding SRPBCC family protein, giving the protein MSQVEESIEVDVPVHTAYNQWTQFESFPEFMGGVQRVEQRTDTLTHWVTSVNGVHREFDAEITEQIPDERVAWTTVSGEARQAGVVTFHRLDDAHTKVMLQMEFQPEGVAENVGDKLGFVKRQTKGDLERFKTFIEKRGLETGGWRGAVV; this is encoded by the coding sequence GTGTCGCAGGTCGAGGAATCCATCGAGGTCGACGTGCCCGTGCACACGGCCTACAACCAGTGGACGCAGTTCGAGAGCTTCCCCGAGTTCATGGGCGGCGTGCAGCGCGTCGAGCAGCGGACCGACACGCTCACGCACTGGGTGACCAGTGTCAACGGGGTGCACCGGGAGTTCGACGCGGAGATCACCGAGCAGATCCCGGACGAACGGGTCGCCTGGACCACGGTCTCGGGCGAGGCCCGGCAGGCCGGGGTGGTGACCTTCCACCGGCTGGACGACGCCCACACCAAGGTGATGCTCCAGATGGAGTTCCAGCCGGAAGGCGTCGCCGAGAACGTCGGCGACAAGCTGGGCTTCGTGAAGCGCCAGACCAAGGGGGACCTCGAGCGCTTCAAGACGTTCATCGAGAAGCGCGGCCTGGAGACCGGGGGCTGGCGCGGCGCGGTGGTGTGA
- the melC2 gene encoding tyrosinase MelC2 has product MTVRKNQAALTADEKRRFVAAVLELKRTGRYDTFVTTHNAFILGDTDDGERTGHRSPSFLPWHRRFLLEFERALQSVDASVALPYWDWSADRSPRSSLWAPDFLGGSGRSRDGQVMDGPFAAAAGGWPINVRVDGRTYLRRSLGTGVRELPTRAEVESVLAMATYDMAPWNSASDGFRNHLEGWRGVNLHNRVHVWVGGQMSTGVSPNDPVFWLHHAYIDKLWARWQRRHPGSGYVPGGGTPDVVDLHETMRPWNDTTPADLLDHTAHYTFDVD; this is encoded by the coding sequence ATGACCGTCCGCAAGAACCAGGCCGCCCTGACCGCCGACGAGAAGCGGCGGTTCGTCGCCGCCGTCCTCGAACTCAAGCGCACCGGCCGCTACGACACCTTCGTCACCACGCACAACGCGTTCATCCTCGGCGACACCGACGACGGCGAGCGCACCGGCCACCGTTCACCCTCCTTCCTGCCGTGGCACCGCAGATTCCTGCTGGAGTTCGAGCGGGCGCTGCAGTCGGTGGACGCCTCGGTGGCGCTGCCGTACTGGGACTGGTCCGCCGACCGTTCGCCCCGTTCCTCGCTGTGGGCTCCGGACTTCCTCGGCGGCAGCGGGCGCAGCCGGGACGGCCAGGTGATGGACGGTCCGTTCGCCGCGGCGGCGGGCGGCTGGCCGATCAACGTCCGGGTGGACGGCCGCACCTACCTGCGTCGCTCACTGGGCACGGGCGTCCGCGAGCTGCCGACCCGGGCCGAGGTCGAGTCGGTGCTCGCGATGGCGACGTACGACATGGCCCCCTGGAACAGTGCCTCGGACGGCTTCCGCAATCACCTGGAGGGCTGGCGCGGCGTCAACCTGCACAACCGGGTCCATGTATGGGTCGGGGGGCAGATGTCGACCGGGGTCTCCCCCAACGACCCGGTGTTCTGGCTGCACCACGCCTACATCGACAAGCTGTGGGCCCGGTGGCAGCGCCGGCACCCGGGGTCCGGGTACGTCCCCGGTGGCGGCACCCCGGACGTCGTCGACCTGCACGAGACGATGCGGCCCTGGAACGACACCACCCCGGCGGACCTGCTCGACCACACCGCCCACTACACCTTCGACGTCGACTGA
- the melC1 gene encoding apotyrosinase chaperone MelC1 has translation MPQLSRRRALTAAAVAVGATLAAVPAARAARGADGGHHAHGAPEAFDEVYRGRRIQGRSQGGGGHHHGGGYAVYVDGVELHVMRNADGSWISVVSHYDPVATPRAAARAAVDELQGARLVPFPAG, from the coding sequence ATGCCGCAACTCAGCCGTCGTCGCGCACTCACCGCGGCCGCCGTCGCCGTCGGCGCCACGCTCGCCGCCGTCCCCGCCGCCCGCGCCGCCCGCGGCGCCGACGGCGGGCACCATGCGCACGGCGCCCCCGAGGCCTTCGACGAGGTCTACCGGGGCCGCCGGATACAGGGCCGGAGCCAGGGCGGCGGCGGCCATCACCACGGCGGCGGCTACGCCGTGTACGTCGACGGGGTCGAGCTGCATGTGATGCGCAACGCCGACGGCTCCTGGATCAGCGTGGTCAGTCACTACGACCCGGTGGCCACACCGCGGGCCGCGGCCCGCGCCGCGGTCGACGAGCTGCAGGGCGCCCGGCTCGTCCCGTTCCCGGCCGGCTGA